Proteins encoded together in one Oceanobacillus iheyensis HTE831 window:
- a CDS encoding carbon starvation CstA family protein: MNAIVVALIGIVIFILGYRYYSKFVAEKIFRLDPNYVTPAHRYKDGVDYVPTNKFVLWGHHFTSVAGAAPILGPAIAIYWGWLPAFLWVVLGTVFAAGVHDFGTLALSVRNKGYSVGTIADKLIGRKGKLLFLFIILILVLMVNAVFAWVISNLFISYPSSVLPVFIQIPLAIWIGYAAYKRSKKMLIPSLVALAIMYLTAILASRFDFLQIDLVRFMGGEDGAGLFGLGSVSTAFLIWIVILMVYVYIASTLPVWKLLQPRDFINSHQLVVGLGILYLGLIFTNPSISAPAINESPDKSLLPLLFITIACGAISGFHGLVSSGTSSKQLNKETDARFVGYFGAVGEGVLALVSILAVGTLFANTDAFSQAYASFSDANAIGLGNFVEGAANLAQGLWIPTEIATTIVSIIVVSFAATTLDTSVRLMRYIIAELGIEYNIKPLTKTHVATSVAVLSSTALVLIPEGPNGFGSGGYLIWPLFGTANQLLAAISLFLISIWLKRRGSNYLVTLIPMIFVIFMTLYAMFQQVFFEWSWFGSGSNMLLFVLGAIIFVFAIWIALTAFHELTKKQDDPFDRE, from the coding sequence TTGAATGCTATCGTTGTTGCTCTAATTGGTATTGTTATCTTTATATTGGGTTATCGTTATTATTCTAAGTTTGTTGCAGAAAAGATTTTTCGGTTAGACCCAAACTATGTTACTCCTGCACATCGCTATAAAGATGGTGTGGATTATGTTCCGACAAATAAGTTTGTTTTGTGGGGGCATCATTTTACTTCTGTAGCAGGTGCAGCTCCAATACTCGGTCCCGCAATCGCAATCTATTGGGGATGGTTACCAGCTTTTCTATGGGTAGTATTAGGTACGGTATTTGCAGCAGGAGTTCATGATTTCGGGACTTTAGCATTGTCTGTCCGCAATAAAGGATATTCTGTCGGTACCATTGCCGATAAGTTAATCGGTAGAAAAGGGAAGCTATTATTTTTATTTATTATATTAATATTAGTTTTAATGGTAAATGCAGTATTTGCATGGGTAATTTCCAATTTATTTATTAGTTATCCATCTAGTGTTTTGCCAGTGTTTATTCAAATACCGCTAGCAATCTGGATTGGATACGCTGCTTATAAACGAAGTAAAAAAATGTTAATCCCTTCTCTAGTTGCACTCGCTATCATGTATTTAACGGCAATTTTAGCAAGTAGATTTGACTTTTTACAAATTGATCTTGTGCGTTTTATGGGTGGAGAAGATGGAGCAGGGTTGTTTGGGTTAGGAAGTGTATCAACGGCATTTTTAATTTGGATTGTTATTCTAATGGTTTATGTGTATATTGCTTCGACATTGCCGGTATGGAAATTACTACAACCGAGAGATTTTATTAATTCACATCAGTTAGTAGTAGGACTAGGTATTCTTTATTTAGGGCTTATTTTCACAAATCCTAGTATTTCAGCTCCAGCTATTAATGAGAGCCCAGATAAAAGTCTATTGCCGTTACTATTTATTACCATAGCATGTGGGGCTATTTCCGGTTTTCATGGGCTGGTATCTTCTGGTACATCATCGAAGCAATTAAATAAAGAAACAGATGCAAGATTCGTAGGTTATTTTGGGGCTGTAGGTGAAGGAGTACTTGCACTTGTATCTATACTTGCGGTAGGAACGTTATTTGCAAATACAGATGCATTTTCTCAAGCGTATGCATCATTTTCAGACGCAAACGCAATTGGACTAGGAAATTTTGTTGAAGGTGCAGCTAATCTGGCACAAGGATTATGGATACCAACTGAAATAGCTACAACAATAGTTTCTATCATAGTTGTTAGCTTTGCAGCGACAACATTAGATACATCCGTACGCCTTATGCGTTATATTATTGCAGAGTTAGGTATTGAATATAATATTAAGCCATTAACAAAAACACATGTTGCTACCTCGGTAGCCGTGTTATCCAGTACAGCTCTAGTTCTGATTCCAGAAGGGCCGAATGGATTTGGGTCTGGTGGTTATCTCATATGGCCATTATTTGGTACTGCAAACCAACTCCTAGCAGCGATAAGTTTATTCCTTATTTCGATTTGGTTAAAACGTAGAGGAAGTAACTATCTCGTCACACTCATTCCGATGATTTTCGTTATATTTATGACCTTATATGCGATGTTCCAACAAGTATTCTTTGAGTGGTCTTGGTTTGGAAGCGGATCAAATATGTTATTATTTGTATTAGGAGCAATCATTTTTGTATTTGCTATTTGGATTGCTTTAACCGCCTTTCATGAATTAACGAAAAAACAAGATGATCCATTCGATAGAGAATAA
- a CDS encoding cory-CC-star protein: MLENIKKLISYYEEVISLPHRNEVARELRNEDDFFLLLLYSEMLGIPNPVYYYTLELYPYIIEDFHDWHLRMGMDKSPLSGIRCC; encoded by the coding sequence ATGTTGGAAAATATAAAGAAACTAATTTCTTATTATGAGGAAGTCATAAGTTTGCCGCATCGTAATGAAGTAGCTAGAGAATTACGAAATGAGGATGATTTCTTTTTGCTATTACTTTATTCGGAAATGCTTGGAATCCCGAATCCAGTTTACTACTATACATTAGAGTTGTACCCGTATATTATCGAAGATTTTCATGATTGGCATTTGCGAATGGGGATGGATAAATCTCCATTAAGTGGTATTCGTTGTTGCTAA
- a CDS encoding ArsA family ATPase codes for MEVLHKRIIFVGGKGGVGKSSSAAAIAWKLAKEGNKTLLISTDPAHNVGDIFQTTIGGKIKKLANSLYGLEIDPEIETESYIRSVKENIQGVVHVGMIEEVNRQLDTAKASPGADEAALFDKLISIILEEGNQFDKLIFDTAPTGHTIRLLTLPELMGIWIEGLLKKRKKTNDNYSQLLNDGAPVEDPIYDVLHERQLRFSKAREILLDQQQTGFLFVLNPERLPILETKKAIDLLGQYHLLVDTVIINKVLPENVDGTFYKRRKEHEQQYMKLIHEYFQDQNKVIIPLFTEDITSMEQLEKMNSFL; via the coding sequence GTGGAAGTATTACATAAACGTATTATTTTTGTTGGTGGTAAGGGGGGAGTAGGTAAGTCAAGTTCTGCTGCTGCAATTGCTTGGAAATTAGCAAAGGAGGGCAATAAGACATTACTTATATCAACCGACCCTGCACATAATGTGGGGGATATATTTCAAACCACCATAGGCGGGAAAATAAAAAAATTAGCTAATTCCCTTTATGGATTAGAGATTGACCCTGAAATAGAGACTGAATCTTATATCCGATCCGTGAAGGAAAATATTCAAGGTGTGGTTCATGTAGGAATGATTGAGGAGGTTAATCGACAGCTGGATACTGCAAAAGCCTCTCCTGGTGCAGACGAAGCAGCTTTATTTGATAAATTAATCTCAATTATTTTGGAAGAAGGGAATCAGTTTGATAAACTAATATTTGATACTGCTCCAACTGGACATACGATTCGCTTGTTGACCCTACCGGAATTAATGGGAATTTGGATAGAGGGATTATTAAAAAAACGAAAGAAAACGAACGATAATTATTCGCAACTATTGAATGACGGAGCACCTGTAGAAGATCCAATATACGATGTTTTACATGAAAGACAGCTTCGTTTCTCAAAAGCAAGAGAAATTTTACTCGATCAACAACAAACAGGCTTTCTATTTGTATTAAATCCTGAACGACTTCCTATATTGGAAACAAAAAAGGCCATCGATTTGTTAGGACAGTACCATCTTCTTGTTGATACTGTAATAATAAATAAAGTGTTACCTGAAAATGTAGATGGCACGTTTTATAAAAGAAGAAAAGAGCACGAACAACAGTATATGAAATTAATTCATGAATATTTTCAAGATCAAAATAAAGTTATAATCCCTTTATTTACTGAAGATATAACAAGTATGGAGCAATTGGAAAAAATGAATAGCTTTTTATAG
- a CDS encoding zinc-binding dehydrogenase yields the protein MRGLVHERNQVTIKDMDEPTPASNEVVVKLKAAGLNRRDLAIPKRRGDEQEALILGSDGAGVIDSIGDEVENVQVGDEVIINPSLRWKQNSDAPPKGFDILGMPDHGTIAEKIVIASDQVEPKPSYLSWEEAAVFSLAALTGYRAIFTKGKLQPGETVFIPGAGSGVASFLIHFAKNHGARVITTSRSKDKQEKAKDLGADVVLDTSDDWEAALQDETIDMVIDSVGKATFHRSLAVLKKGGRFVTFGATTEDVIDFDLRSFFYGQYQLIGTTMGCKEELEAALNHYIKYETRPVVDKVFNLEESLDALEYLKEGKQFGKVAIRIS from the coding sequence ATGAGAGGGTTAGTACACGAACGTAATCAAGTAACAATCAAAGATATGGACGAGCCAACACCAGCTTCAAATGAAGTTGTTGTTAAATTAAAGGCAGCTGGCTTAAATCGAAGAGACTTGGCAATTCCGAAACGTAGAGGCGATGAACAAGAAGCTTTAATTCTTGGCTCTGATGGTGCTGGAGTGATCGATTCTATTGGAGATGAAGTAGAGAACGTACAAGTTGGTGATGAAGTGATAATTAATCCATCATTAAGATGGAAGCAAAATAGTGATGCACCTCCGAAAGGATTTGATATTTTAGGAATGCCTGATCACGGAACTATAGCTGAGAAAATTGTAATTGCTTCAGACCAAGTAGAACCAAAGCCATCTTATTTGTCTTGGGAAGAGGCAGCAGTGTTTTCGTTGGCAGCACTTACAGGTTATCGGGCAATCTTTACGAAAGGTAAGTTACAACCGGGGGAGACTGTATTTATTCCAGGTGCGGGAAGTGGAGTTGCATCATTTCTAATTCATTTTGCTAAAAATCATGGTGCACGAGTAATTACTACATCTCGTAGTAAGGATAAACAAGAAAAAGCAAAGGATTTAGGAGCAGACGTTGTATTGGATACTTCGGATGATTGGGAAGCAGCTTTACAGGACGAGACGATAGATATGGTTATTGACAGTGTAGGAAAAGCCACTTTTCATCGCTCTTTAGCAGTACTGAAAAAAGGGGGAAGATTTGTTACATTCGGGGCAACGACGGAAGATGTCATTGATTTTGACTTACGTTCATTCTTCTATGGACAATACCAATTAATCGGCACAACGATGGGATGTAAAGAAGAGTTAGAGGCTGCATTAAATCATTACATTAAATATGAAACACGTCCTGTTGTAGATAAAGTATTTAACTTAGAAGAAAGCCTAGATGCTTTAGAGTATTTAAAAGAAGGGAAACAATTTGGGAAGGTAGCGATACGTATTTCATAA
- a CDS encoding DUF421 domain-containing protein codes for MPEWTIVIFRSLTLIIILFLLVKWLGTKQISQFNIFETITGIVLGGIAAVHTMDPSTNFYYALLAMFIWFIVPYGMEKLSLKSKRVRDFTEGKSTVFIQDGKIMEDNLKKEGYSTDELMEKLRDNNVFLASDVEFAVLEPSGTFNILPKKENRPLTAKDLGIAVAPDKEPQTVIMDGNIMLEPLANAALNPEWLHTELEKQNITLENVFLGQVDHQGQLYVDLYDDHLAVATPNQSALLLAKIKKSQADLELFALATDNPTSKAIYQACSEKMNKVKRILEPHLN; via the coding sequence ATGCCAGAATGGACAATTGTAATATTTCGATCCCTCACCTTGATTATTATTCTTTTCCTTTTAGTAAAGTGGCTTGGTACAAAACAGATATCACAATTTAATATTTTTGAGACCATTACAGGCATTGTGCTAGGAGGAATCGCTGCCGTCCATACCATGGATCCAAGTACTAATTTTTATTATGCACTGCTTGCTATGTTTATCTGGTTTATCGTGCCTTATGGAATGGAAAAGCTCTCCTTAAAAAGTAAACGAGTTCGAGATTTTACAGAGGGAAAAAGCACTGTATTTATACAAGATGGAAAAATAATGGAAGATAATTTGAAAAAAGAAGGGTACTCTACTGATGAATTGATGGAAAAACTAAGAGATAATAATGTTTTCTTAGCATCCGATGTAGAATTTGCTGTACTAGAGCCTTCTGGTACATTCAATATACTTCCTAAAAAAGAAAACCGACCTTTAACAGCGAAAGATTTAGGAATAGCAGTAGCGCCTGATAAAGAACCGCAAACAGTCATTATGGATGGCAATATCATGTTAGAACCATTAGCAAATGCTGCTTTAAATCCAGAATGGCTTCATACAGAACTTGAAAAGCAAAATATCACACTAGAAAATGTATTCCTAGGACAAGTAGACCATCAAGGTCAATTGTACGTGGATCTTTACGACGATCATCTAGCAGTGGCGACTCCAAATCAATCTGCTTTACTATTAGCAAAGATAAAAAAATCACAAGCAGATTTAGAACTTTTTGCCTTAGCAACAGATAATCCCACTTCAAAAGCTATTTATCAAGCTTGTAGTGAAAAAATGAACAAAGTCAAGCGTATTCTAGAACCTCATTTAAATTAA
- a CDS encoding DUF1657 domain-containing protein: MTVGSQVKSCYASIKSIESALESLHETTRNTELQSAIEQANILLEEVKNDMNNQVIKLTKEEPQYKS, encoded by the coding sequence ATGACTGTAGGATCACAAGTAAAAAGCTGTTACGCTTCCATAAAAAGTATAGAAAGCGCCTTAGAGTCCTTACATGAGACCACTCGAAATACTGAATTGCAATCAGCTATTGAACAAGCAAATATACTTTTAGAAGAAGTAAAAAATGATATGAACAATCAAGTAATAAAATTGACAAAAGAGGAACCACAATATAAATCATAG
- the spoVAE gene encoding stage V sporulation protein AE — translation MIFFWAFVVGGLICVIGQIMFDVFKLSPAHTLTILVISGAILDGIGLYEPLIDFAGAGATVPITSFGNSLVHGAMQEAEKHGLIGVVTGMFEVTSAGISAAIIFGVIGALIFKPKG, via the coding sequence ATGATTTTTTTCTGGGCTTTTGTGGTCGGCGGCCTCATCTGCGTGATTGGCCAAATAATGTTTGATGTATTTAAACTCTCTCCTGCACATACGCTGACTATTTTAGTTATTAGTGGTGCAATTCTAGATGGAATCGGATTATATGAGCCTTTAATTGATTTTGCTGGCGCTGGAGCAACAGTTCCTATTACTAGCTTTGGTAACTCTCTTGTGCATGGAGCAATGCAAGAGGCTGAAAAGCATGGACTAATTGGAGTAGTAACAGGGATGTTTGAAGTTACAAGTGCTGGTATTTCAGCGGCAATCATTTTTGGTGTAATTGGAGCATTAATATTTAAACCTAAAGGATAG
- the spoVAD gene encoding stage V sporulation protein AD, translated as MLTGHRTWEFINRPSIITTGTVGGPFEANGSIPEAFDTLHEDMWIKQDSFEKAQQKMLEEACQIAIKKSPIEKENVEFFIAGDLINQITPTSFAAKTVGTPYLGVFSACATSMESLALAATIINSGGANYILTGASSHNAAAEKQFRYPTEYGGQKPPTAQWTVTGAGCALVAKQGNGPYVTSATIGKIVDMGMTDPFNMGGAMAAAAADTIEAHLQDRNIDPSYYDLIITGDLGHIGREVSLDYMHERNIDINPDQYVDCGLTIYREGQPVLSGASGPACSAIVTYGHFLKQMAEGKLKRILMVATGSLHSPLSVNQKDPIPCIAHAVSIESGSDNE; from the coding sequence ATGTTAACTGGGCACCGTACATGGGAGTTCATCAATAGACCATCAATTATAACAACTGGAACTGTAGGTGGACCTTTTGAAGCAAACGGAAGTATTCCAGAAGCCTTTGACACTTTACACGAAGATATGTGGATTAAACAAGATTCCTTTGAAAAAGCACAACAAAAAATGCTAGAAGAAGCTTGTCAAATAGCGATAAAGAAATCCCCTATCGAAAAAGAAAATGTTGAATTTTTTATTGCTGGTGATTTAATAAATCAAATCACCCCTACTAGTTTTGCTGCTAAAACAGTAGGTACACCATACTTAGGTGTTTTTAGTGCTTGTGCCACCTCTATGGAAAGCTTAGCACTTGCCGCAACAATTATTAATTCTGGTGGTGCAAATTATATTTTAACTGGCGCTTCAAGTCATAATGCTGCAGCAGAAAAACAATTTCGTTACCCAACAGAATATGGCGGACAAAAACCACCTACTGCGCAGTGGACAGTAACCGGCGCTGGTTGTGCATTAGTAGCAAAACAAGGAAACGGACCTTATGTAACATCCGCTACGATTGGAAAAATCGTAGACATGGGAATGACCGATCCATTTAATATGGGCGGGGCAATGGCTGCAGCTGCCGCTGATACGATCGAGGCACATCTACAAGATAGGAATATTGACCCTTCTTATTATGATTTAATTATTACGGGAGATCTTGGACATATTGGTAGAGAAGTTTCGTTAGATTATATGCATGAAAGAAATATCGATATTAATCCTGATCAATATGTAGATTGTGGCTTAACCATTTATCGAGAAGGTCAGCCAGTCTTATCTGGTGCTAGTGGTCCCGCCTGTTCAGCTATTGTAACTTACGGACATTTTCTAAAACAAATGGCTGAGGGTAAACTAAAACGTATCTTAATGGTAGCGACTGGGTCCCTGCATTCTCCATTATCAGTGAATCAAAAAGATCCTATTCCTTGTATTGCTCATGCAGTATCTATTGAATCAGGGAGTGATAACGAATGA
- the spoVAC gene encoding stage V sporulation protein AC has product MADNKKKNLPPEQQQYQDFQEKREVKRPILKNCIKAFLIGGLICFIGQIISTFYIYQFQFTEQTVGNPTTATLIFITMLLTGFGVYDRIGQFAGAGSAVPVSGFGNAVISAAIEHRTEGFILGVGGNMLKLAGPVIVYGVFSAFVVALIKTILIQWGGF; this is encoded by the coding sequence ATGGCTGATAACAAAAAGAAGAATTTACCGCCTGAACAACAACAATACCAAGATTTCCAAGAAAAAAGAGAAGTTAAACGCCCGATACTAAAAAATTGTATTAAAGCATTCCTAATTGGCGGGTTAATCTGCTTTATTGGACAAATTATTTCTACATTTTATATTTATCAATTTCAATTTACAGAACAAACAGTCGGTAATCCTACGACTGCAACACTGATTTTTATAACCATGTTATTAACGGGATTTGGTGTATACGATCGAATTGGTCAATTTGCTGGCGCTGGTTCTGCGGTTCCTGTTTCTGGATTTGGTAATGCGGTTATTTCAGCCGCTATTGAACATCGTACAGAAGGATTTATCTTAGGTGTCGGCGGAAATATGTTAAAGCTAGCAGGACCTGTCATAGTCTACGGTGTATTTTCCGCATTTGTTGTTGCACTAATTAAAACTATTCTTATTCAATGGGGTGGATTCTAA
- a CDS encoding YhcN/YlaJ family sporulation lipoprotein, producing the protein MRKKIIWIAIICIFLLTACNQETDQNTQDPNKNPSIEQINTNFNIIRQQPSNKAKELLSQFEEVTEVHAVNTKHTLLVTVNIEHHKRFMLAKKRKQYQKLLEQEFKGEHVELSTDKKILIETREIEKKIKQNDITNKQINKEVDRIIHLAREQT; encoded by the coding sequence ATGAGGAAAAAAATTATATGGATAGCTATTATATGTATATTTTTATTAACAGCATGTAACCAGGAAACGGATCAAAATACACAAGATCCTAATAAAAACCCATCTATCGAACAAATAAATACCAATTTTAATATTATTCGTCAGCAACCTTCTAACAAAGCAAAAGAACTACTATCTCAATTCGAAGAAGTTACGGAAGTACATGCTGTCAATACGAAGCATACGTTACTCGTGACTGTTAATATAGAGCATCACAAACGTTTTATGTTAGCCAAAAAACGAAAACAGTACCAAAAGTTATTAGAACAAGAATTTAAAGGTGAACATGTAGAGCTTTCTACAGATAAGAAAATATTAATTGAAACAAGAGAAATTGAAAAAAAGATTAAACAAAATGATATTACCAATAAACAGATCAATAAAGAAGTGGATAGAATTATTCACCTTGCTAGAGAACAAACTTGA
- a CDS encoding DUF1657 domain-containing protein, with product MTVGTQVKQTIAGLKSAQASFEQFALQTENKQAQQIYQQAAQQTQAILDSVEPRMQQIEQEEPQYRQ from the coding sequence ATGACCGTTGGAACACAAGTAAAACAAACCATTGCAGGATTAAAAAGCGCACAAGCTAGCTTTGAACAATTTGCCTTACAAACAGAAAACAAGCAAGCGCAACAAATTTATCAGCAAGCTGCGCAACAAACACAAGCTATTCTAGATAGTGTGGAGCCACGTATGCAACAAATCGAACAAGAAGAACCGCAATATCGTCAATAA
- the nfsA gene encoding oxygen-insensitive NADPH nitroreductase, producing the protein MNKIIETLKNHRSIRKFTNQPLTDYQIKEIIESAQCASTSSNVMAYTIIGVTDTTLKQDLYEISGHNHVKTSAHLLLFCADLHRIHQLEDNPDENPDYLNNLESTEQFMVSVIDATLASQNAAIAAESMGLGICYLGSLRNNIRKFNDLLHLPQHVIPLFGLAIGHPDHQPDIKPRLPMETIYHENTYKPFEDQKSYIQKYDETVSDYYASRSSNNKIDTWSNQMKRKFAIPTRMDVSSFVQEKQLNRK; encoded by the coding sequence ATGAATAAAATTATTGAAACACTTAAAAATCACCGATCAATTAGAAAATTTACGAATCAACCTCTAACCGATTATCAAATAAAGGAAATTATAGAATCAGCTCAATGTGCATCTACATCGAGTAATGTCATGGCATATACAATTATCGGTGTTACCGATACCACATTAAAGCAAGATCTGTATGAAATCTCTGGACATAATCATGTAAAAACAAGTGCACATTTATTACTATTTTGTGCAGATTTACATCGAATACATCAATTAGAAGATAATCCCGATGAAAATCCTGATTACCTCAATAATTTGGAAAGCACCGAGCAATTTATGGTATCTGTTATTGATGCTACCCTAGCTTCACAAAATGCAGCAATAGCTGCTGAATCAATGGGATTGGGAATTTGTTATTTAGGTAGTTTACGTAATAACATACGTAAATTTAATGATTTATTGCATTTACCTCAACATGTTATCCCGTTATTTGGTTTAGCAATTGGACACCCTGATCATCAACCCGATATCAAACCGCGCTTACCAATGGAAACTATCTATCATGAGAATACATATAAACCATTTGAGGATCAAAAAAGTTACATACAAAAATATGATGAAACTGTATCGGATTATTATGCAAGCCGTTCTTCAAATAATAAAATTGATACCTGGTCCAATCAAATGAAAAGAAAATTCGCAATTCCAACACGTATGGATGTTAGTTCTTTTGTTCAGGAAAAACAGTTGAATAGAAAATAA